One Lentibacillus cibarius DNA window includes the following coding sequences:
- a CDS encoding ROK family protein, protein MFIAVFDIGGTSIKYGVLNEEGTILMDKAFPAEAHLGGEVLIQNVIAKSKELQQEWALAGIAISSAGQIDNKTGVVVHATDNIPGYTGVRIKQRVEEATGLSVTVENDVNCTALGEYWKGAATDAENFLCITIGTGIGGAIFTDGRLYVGARFSAGEIGHINLYPDGKPCTCGDHGCLEQYASSSALQEMIKETFGYTINLREFFDRLRTGDPKGMAVYNKWIDNLTTGLKSIVHTLNPELIVIGGGISAQGDFLLDPIKESLSEKIMPNYQVNLDVRIAQHANQANLLGAAKHFIDQKGG, encoded by the coding sequence ATGTTCATTGCAGTGTTTGATATCGGTGGAACGTCTATCAAATATGGCGTTTTGAATGAAGAAGGAACGATTTTAATGGATAAGGCTTTTCCCGCGGAGGCGCACCTGGGTGGGGAGGTCCTTATCCAAAACGTCATTGCCAAAAGCAAGGAGTTGCAGCAGGAATGGGCTCTTGCTGGTATTGCCATCAGTTCAGCAGGACAGATTGATAACAAAACAGGTGTTGTCGTGCATGCGACGGATAACATCCCCGGGTACACGGGCGTGCGGATTAAACAGCGCGTCGAGGAGGCAACCGGCTTAAGCGTCACAGTGGAAAACGATGTGAACTGTACGGCGCTTGGGGAATATTGGAAAGGCGCTGCAACGGATGCGGAAAATTTTCTTTGTATCACCATCGGCACGGGGATCGGCGGGGCCATTTTTACAGATGGTAGATTGTATGTCGGCGCGCGTTTTTCAGCCGGAGAAATCGGTCATATCAATCTATATCCCGATGGCAAGCCATGTACTTGCGGTGATCATGGCTGTCTGGAGCAATACGCGTCAAGTTCCGCACTTCAAGAAATGATCAAGGAAACATTTGGATATACCATAAATCTGAGGGAGTTTTTCGATAGATTACGCACTGGTGACCCCAAAGGCATGGCGGTCTATAACAAGTGGATTGATAATCTGACAACCGGTCTAAAATCGATTGTCCATACATTAAACCCCGAATTGATTGTCATTGGCGGCGGCATATCGGCACAGGGAGATTTTTTGCTGGATCCAATCAAGGAATCGCTGTCGGAAAAGATCATGCCGAATTACCAAGTCAATCTGGATGTCAGGATAGCCCAGCATGCGAACCAAGCGAATTTGCTCGGAGCGGCTAAACATTTTATTGATCAGAAAGGAGGATGA
- a CDS encoding TRAP transporter large permease: MDVFLILMLWILLLFLGMPVGFTLLVATFVYFITQDWSLVFFTGAKLVESINVFSLLAVPFFILTGNLMNSSGITDRIFNFAKSIVGHLTGGLGHVNILASLMFSGMSGSALADAGGLGQLEIKSMRDGKYDDDYAGGLTAASSIIGPIIPPSIPLIIYGVTADQSISQLFLAGAVPGLIMAISLMVTAYAFAKKRGFPKEEKSTNRQRWYHFKKSFLALLTPIIIIGGIFSGLFTPTEAAIIATVYAMFLGFFVYRELTLKKFWNNIVESLKLTGVAVLMVMAVEFFGQMIAHERVPIAISDFFLSVTENPIILLLLMNVLLIFLGTFIDALALLVLVVPILVPVVVAAGVDPVHFGIIVILNLMIGILTPPMGMALFVVSKVGQIPIHVLTRGVLPFWIPLFVTLIIITILPQIVLFLPNLLSP; this comes from the coding sequence ATGGATGTTTTCTTGATTCTAATGCTATGGATTCTATTGTTATTCCTTGGTATGCCAGTTGGTTTCACGCTATTGGTAGCGACATTCGTTTATTTCATCACCCAAGATTGGAGTCTAGTATTTTTTACCGGTGCAAAACTAGTAGAAAGTATTAATGTCTTTTCCTTATTGGCAGTTCCATTCTTTATTTTGACCGGTAATCTGATGAATTCGTCCGGTATCACCGATCGGATTTTCAACTTTGCTAAGTCGATTGTCGGTCATTTAACAGGTGGTTTGGGTCATGTTAATATACTCGCCAGCCTCATGTTTTCCGGCATGTCCGGATCCGCATTGGCCGATGCTGGTGGACTGGGTCAACTTGAAATTAAATCGATGCGGGACGGGAAATATGATGACGATTATGCAGGAGGATTAACAGCTGCCTCTTCCATTATCGGGCCGATTATTCCCCCGAGCATTCCCTTGATTATTTATGGCGTCACAGCTGACCAATCGATTTCACAGTTGTTTTTGGCAGGTGCGGTACCGGGATTGATTATGGCGATTTCGTTAATGGTTACCGCCTATGCCTTTGCTAAAAAACGCGGCTTTCCGAAAGAGGAGAAATCAACGAATCGTCAGCGATGGTATCATTTTAAAAAATCGTTCCTGGCTCTTTTGACACCTATTATCATTATTGGCGGTATTTTTTCAGGATTGTTTACACCAACAGAGGCAGCCATTATTGCAACCGTTTATGCCATGTTTCTAGGATTCTTCGTTTATCGTGAACTAACATTAAAGAAATTCTGGAATAATATTGTTGAATCATTGAAACTGACAGGTGTGGCCGTATTAATGGTAATGGCGGTGGAATTCTTTGGTCAGATGATTGCCCATGAACGGGTACCGATTGCCATTTCTGACTTTTTCCTTTCTGTAACGGAAAATCCGATTATATTGCTATTATTAATGAACGTATTGCTTATTTTTCTTGGGACGTTTATAGATGCATTGGCTTTATTGGTTCTTGTCGTGCCGATTCTCGTTCCGGTTGTTGTCGCGGCAGGTGTGGATCCGGTTCATTTTGGAATTATTGTTATTTTAAACCTGATGATTGGTATCTTAACACCACCTATGGGAATGGCGCTCTTCGTCGTGTCCAAAGTCGGCCAAATACCGATCCACGTACTTACAAGAGGTGTGCTGCCTTTCTGGATTCCACTATTTGTGACGCTGATTATCATTACTATATTGCCGCAAATCGTGCTATTCCTGCCAAATCTACTAAGTCCTTAG
- a CDS encoding TRAP transporter small permease, with protein sequence MRKIFNHLEEIIGGSLFIVMLIVLVIQIFSRQVLDSPITWTEQLARFLFVYTAYLAISSEIKNEGHVRIDFFFNKLPGSLRNIVYYVFQLMIAIVLILLIYVGYEMSLRKLPMEIVSLNISYVYMYMALPILGVLMLYRLIERNVKAIRQGKGVK encoded by the coding sequence ATGCGAAAAATTTTCAATCATTTGGAGGAAATAATCGGCGGTTCTTTATTCATCGTCATGCTGATTGTTCTAGTGATTCAAATATTCTCCCGCCAGGTGTTGGATAGCCCCATCACCTGGACGGAACAATTAGCACGGTTCCTATTTGTTTATACCGCTTATCTCGCCATCTCCTCAGAAATTAAAAATGAGGGGCATGTCCGAATTGACTTTTTCTTCAATAAATTGCCGGGTTCTTTACGGAATATCGTTTATTACGTGTTCCAGTTAATGATAGCAATAGTATTGATTTTACTAATATATGTAGGCTACGAGATGTCGCTGAGAAAGCTTCCGATGGAGATTGTCTCGCTAAATATATCCTACGTTTATATGTATATGGCGTTGCCTATATTAGGTGTGCTGATGCTTTACAGACTGATTGAACGTAATGTGAAAGCAATTAGGCAAGGAAAGGGGGTGAAATAA